One Leptolyngbya subtilissima AS-A7 genomic window carries:
- a CDS encoding CsbD family protein, producing the protein MSIQDRAEATGKNIQGKAQEAAGKVTGNTSDEVEGKSKQGESSAQHAKEDVKDQVKKIID; encoded by the coding sequence ATGAGCATTCAAGATAGAGCCGAAGCAACCGGCAAAAATATTCAAGGCAAAGCACAGGAAGCCGCTGGCAAGGTAACCGGCAACACTTCTGATGAAGTGGAAGGTAAGTCTAAGCAGGGTGAATCTAGCGCTCAGCATGCCAAAGAGGATGTCAAAGATCAAGTCAAAAAAATCATTGACTAG
- the ggt gene encoding gamma-glutamyltransferase yields the protein MSIPKTNRGAIAAGHALTAEAGAEMLRQGGNAFDAAIAAAFTACVVESSLTSLAGGGFLLAHTAAGENRLFDFFCQTPRSREMWRSPDFYPIHANFGDTIQEFHIGLGSMAVPGAIAGLLHVHQKLGRLPLQQIVAPAQHWATQGTAVEPFRAGCFQILGSILTATAEARAIYAPGGTLLTAGDRFYLPDFAAFLDDLVQQGADLFYRGDLAHVIAQDCQAHGGYLSLEDLQTYQVVEREPLAVPYGSATLLTNPPPSSGGTLIAFALHLLAKASPALTAHGSPRHVAVLREVMGLTNLARQKGYDDHLYRSEIAQEFLGVTHLTPYLEQFQAVLNQRGSKWGSTTHISAVDGEGNAASLTTSNGEGSAYVIPGTGIMMNNMLGEEDLNPQGFHQWPTNQRMSSMMAPSLVLQDGKPRLVLGSGGSNRIRTAILQVVSNVLDFGMDIEAAVSAPRLHWERGALHLEPGYEQAAIAAQAITGDDVCTWWQAPSMFFGGVHAVAVDPDGTLSGVGDGRRGGAWVVVDS from the coding sequence ATGAGTATTCCTAAAACCAATCGAGGCGCGATCGCGGCAGGCCACGCCCTCACCGCCGAAGCTGGAGCCGAGATGCTGCGCCAGGGCGGCAACGCCTTTGACGCCGCGATCGCCGCCGCCTTCACCGCCTGCGTAGTGGAATCGTCTTTGACCTCCCTAGCAGGGGGCGGATTTTTGTTGGCCCACACGGCGGCAGGCGAAAACCGACTGTTCGACTTTTTTTGCCAAACGCCTCGGTCAAGGGAAATGTGGCGATCGCCCGACTTCTACCCCATCCACGCCAACTTTGGCGACACCATCCAAGAGTTTCACATTGGCCTGGGGTCGATGGCGGTGCCGGGGGCGATCGCCGGGTTGCTCCACGTTCACCAAAAGCTGGGTCGCTTGCCGCTTCAGCAGATCGTAGCCCCTGCCCAACATTGGGCTACCCAGGGGACTGCGGTAGAGCCGTTTCGCGCTGGCTGCTTTCAAATTTTGGGCTCCATTCTCACGGCGACCGCTGAGGCCAGGGCGATCTATGCGCCGGGGGGCACGTTGCTGACAGCGGGCGATCGCTTTTATCTACCCGACTTTGCCGCATTTTTAGACGACCTGGTGCAGCAGGGAGCTGACCTGTTTTATCGGGGAGATTTGGCCCATGTGATCGCCCAAGACTGTCAGGCCCACGGCGGCTACCTCAGCCTGGAAGATCTGCAAACCTACCAGGTCGTCGAGCGCGAACCGTTGGCGGTACCCTACGGCAGCGCCACCCTGCTCACCAACCCGCCCCCCAGCTCTGGCGGCACGCTGATTGCCTTTGCCCTGCACCTGTTGGCCAAGGCTTCCCCTGCTCTCACTGCCCACGGTAGCCCGCGCCACGTGGCCGTTCTGCGGGAGGTGATGGGCCTCACCAACCTGGCTCGCCAAAAGGGCTACGACGATCACCTCTACCGTAGCGAGATCGCTCAAGAATTCTTAGGTGTGACCCACCTAACCCCCTACCTGGAGCAGTTTCAGGCCGTTCTCAACCAGAGGGGCAGCAAGTGGGGCAGCACCACCCACATCAGCGCGGTCGATGGCGAGGGCAACGCCGCCAGCCTCACCACCTCCAACGGTGAGGGCTCGGCCTACGTCATTCCCGGTACTGGCATCATGATGAACAACATGCTGGGCGAAGAAGACCTCAACCCCCAGGGCTTTCACCAGTGGCCGACGAACCAGCGAATGTCGTCGATGATGGCCCCCAGCTTGGTACTGCAAGACGGCAAGCCCCGCCTCGTGCTAGGGTCTGGCGGGTCTAACCGGATTCGCACCGCGATTTTGCAGGTGGTGTCGAACGTGCTCGACTTTGGCATGGATATCGAAGCCGCCGTCAGTGCGCCCCGGCTCCACTGGGAACGGGGCGCACTGCATTTAGAGCCGGGTTATGAGCAGGCGGCGATCGCTGCCCAAGCCATTACCGGCGATGACGTTTGCACCTGGTGGCAGGCCCCCAGCATGTTTTTTGGCGGCGTCCATGCCGTGGCAGTTGATCCCGATGGCACTCTCTCGGGCGTGGGCGATGGCCGAAGGGGCGGAGCCTGGGTTGTGGTCGATAGTTAG
- a CDS encoding MFS transporter — MDLEPPSLRLLITMNLGFWGVQIGNGLQTAHASAVFESLGAEASQLPLLWLGAPLMGLLAQPIVGELSDRTVSRWGKRQPYFLGGAVIGAAMLLAMPLATSLIQAVALYWVLQLALNVSVAPSRPFVGDLLSPAHRTLGYSLQGFCIGLGTICAAGLPWVLEHVFQLEPVSHMGIPDVIRGAYWVGAAVCLVGSVATFWAVNEPAPQAIARTEDEDRLPMLGAIAEAMAELPPMMRQLAAVQALSWAGIYCIFLYLPNAIALNVLASPDRSLTSYSHNVEWAGLCTAFYNLVCLGVSWVIPSLSQRWGRVTVHACCLMAGSVGLLSLLLVHSRYPVLLSMVGLGIAWASILAIPYSLLMDDLAEGQSGVYMGIFNGFITLPQIAMSLGFGWVMKTLLQDNRLWALALGGILLGLAAILMLRVTEPVRTAENGAVSALAPVTK; from the coding sequence ATGGACCTTGAGCCCCCCAGTCTACGTCTGCTGATCACCATGAATTTGGGCTTTTGGGGGGTGCAGATTGGCAACGGTTTGCAAACCGCTCACGCCAGCGCCGTTTTTGAGAGCTTGGGGGCCGAAGCCAGCCAGCTACCCTTGCTGTGGCTGGGGGCACCGCTGATGGGGCTATTGGCCCAGCCGATTGTCGGAGAACTCAGCGATCGCACCGTCAGCCGCTGGGGCAAGCGGCAGCCCTATTTCCTAGGCGGTGCCGTGATTGGGGCGGCGATGCTGCTGGCAATGCCCCTGGCCACCAGTTTGATTCAGGCGGTGGCGCTGTACTGGGTGTTGCAGCTCGCCCTCAACGTCAGCGTTGCCCCCAGTCGCCCCTTTGTGGGCGATTTGCTTTCACCGGCCCACCGTACCCTCGGCTACTCGCTACAGGGGTTTTGCATCGGGCTCGGCACCATCTGCGCGGCGGGGCTGCCCTGGGTATTAGAGCATGTGTTTCAGCTAGAACCAGTCTCCCACATGGGCATTCCAGACGTGATTCGGGGAGCTTACTGGGTGGGGGCAGCCGTCTGCTTGGTGGGTTCCGTGGCCACCTTTTGGGCTGTGAATGAGCCAGCCCCTCAAGCGATCGCGCGGACTGAGGATGAAGATCGTCTACCAATGCTAGGGGCGATCGCCGAGGCAATGGCAGAACTGCCCCCGATGATGCGGCAGCTAGCAGCAGTGCAAGCCCTGAGCTGGGCCGGCATCTACTGCATCTTTTTGTATCTGCCCAATGCGATCGCCCTTAACGTTTTGGCCAGCCCCGATCGCTCCCTGACCAGCTACTCCCACAACGTAGAATGGGCTGGCCTTTGTACGGCCTTCTATAACCTGGTCTGCCTGGGGGTGTCGTGGGTCATCCCCTCCCTGAGCCAGCGCTGGGGACGGGTAACGGTGCATGCCTGCTGCCTGATGGCGGGCTCGGTGGGGCTGCTGTCGCTGCTGCTGGTGCACAGCCGCTACCCGGTGCTGCTTTCGATGGTCGGGCTGGGCATCGCTTGGGCCAGCATCCTGGCCATTCCTTACTCGCTGCTGATGGATGATCTGGCAGAGGGCCAGAGCGGCGTCTACATGGGGATTTTCAATGGCTTTATCACGCTGCCTCAGATCGCCATGTCGCTGGGGTTTGGCTGGGTGATGAAGACCCTGCTGCAAGACAATCGCCTGTGGGCTCTGGCTCTGGGAGGCATCTTGCTAGGGCTGGCGGCGATACTGATGCTGCGCGTGACAGAACCCGTTAGAACAGCTGAAAACGGAGCGGTCAGCGCCTTGGCCCCAGTGACAAAATAG
- a CDS encoding AtpZ/AtpI family protein — MKNNARQPNPSNLSVRAQNSSMPAFVTRVSLSLLGLPLGGYILGSIVDQQLQGEISWAIAAALLGLTAGLINLWMWMKRPAPEADVSSTRL; from the coding sequence ATGAAAAACAATGCCCGTCAGCCCAACCCCTCTAACCTGTCGGTGAGGGCTCAAAACAGCAGCATGCCTGCTTTTGTGACACGGGTTTCGCTGTCGCTTCTAGGGCTGCCACTAGGGGGATACATTCTCGGTAGCATTGTCGACCAGCAGCTACAAGGGGAAATTTCTTGGGCGATCGCCGCCGCTCTCCTGGGCCTAACCGCAGGGCTAATTAACCTCTGGATGTGGATGAAACGCCCTGCACCCGAGGCCGACGTTTCCTCCACGCGGCTCTAG
- a CDS encoding SDR family NAD(P)-dependent oxidoreductase gives MELGIKDKVAVITGGDSGIGRATAKLLANEGVKVALIDKTTTQLQDTVDEVSAIGEALAVQADLRSLADIEAAQKEILSHFGQVDILVNCAGITGATGDFLDIGDDDWQQALDINLMGAVRVCRTFIPAMREAGWGRVVLVASEDAVQPYIDEMPYCASKAGVLNFAKNLSKAYAQDGVLVNSVAPAFIATPMTDTMMEQRAEKMGTTLDQAIATFLDEERPHLELKRRGKAEEVAAVIAFLCSQQSSFVVGANYRVDGGSVAGVGS, from the coding sequence ATGGAGCTTGGCATTAAAGACAAAGTGGCTGTCATCACTGGTGGCGATTCTGGCATTGGCCGCGCTACCGCTAAGCTGTTGGCCAATGAAGGGGTAAAAGTTGCCCTGATTGACAAGACAACGACCCAGCTTCAGGACACGGTCGATGAGGTGAGTGCGATCGGTGAAGCCCTGGCGGTGCAGGCCGATCTGCGCAGTCTAGCCGACATCGAAGCCGCCCAGAAGGAAATTTTGAGCCACTTTGGTCAGGTCGATATCTTGGTCAATTGTGCAGGTATTACTGGGGCTACGGGTGACTTTCTCGACATTGGCGATGACGATTGGCAACAGGCGCTAGACATCAATTTGATGGGCGCTGTGCGCGTGTGCCGCACGTTTATCCCCGCGATGCGAGAGGCAGGCTGGGGACGAGTGGTGCTAGTGGCCTCTGAAGATGCGGTGCAGCCCTACATCGATGAAATGCCCTACTGTGCCTCTAAAGCTGGGGTATTAAACTTTGCCAAAAACTTGTCCAAGGCTTATGCCCAAGACGGCGTGCTGGTGAACTCGGTGGCTCCAGCTTTTATTGCCACTCCAATGACCGACACCATGATGGAGCAGCGGGCTGAAAAAATGGGTACTACCCTTGATCAAGCGATCGCCACTTTTCTCGACGAAGAGCGGCCTCACCTAGAGCTTAAGCGCCGGGGCAAAGCCGAAGAGGTTGCGGCGGTAATTGCATTTCTCTGCTCTCAGCAGTCGAGCTTTGTGGTGGGAGCCAATTACCGAGTCGACGGTGGCTCGGTGGCTGGCGTAGGGTCGTAG
- a CDS encoding DUF3288 family protein, with translation MADITKDQQHPQYKTDRQVVNQLLAGEATDFNLVELARLMTRYEGFPGARDIQTDLKKALNRWQLTEAELFEKTRAIHQQGEVYKGLGRGREDWS, from the coding sequence ATGGCTGATATCACTAAAGACCAGCAACACCCCCAGTACAAGACCGATCGCCAGGTGGTAAACCAGCTCTTGGCTGGAGAAGCCACCGATTTCAACCTGGTCGAGCTGGCTCGGCTAATGACTCGTTACGAGGGCTTTCCTGGTGCCCGCGACATTCAGACCGACCTCAAAAAGGCTCTCAACCGCTGGCAGCTCACCGAAGCCGAACTGTTCGAAAAAACCCGCGCCATCCACCAGCAGGGCGAGGTCTATAAGGGGTTAGGCCGGGGCCGCGAAGACTGGAGCTAG
- a CDS encoding DUF3177 family protein — protein MLEPSLLRALVWTDYRLAVLFTVFLPLVLLIWAFVQKNESIQHLLTIYWRVASLLMITVYLMIGGFNISFLSGLMARILIPVGLWFWVDLNEEIREQPDSLLKLLFSAWRWAITIYNIIGGAIVLGFLPCAFSNARFGAADCQTWLEPPLLYKEYFHAGYTNGFLGFFGILGLVIYMASLAWFVFVRLGKQGRQAIN, from the coding sequence ATGTTAGAACCCTCGCTACTGCGCGCCCTAGTCTGGACGGACTATCGACTGGCGGTTTTATTCACCGTATTTTTGCCCCTAGTGCTGTTGATCTGGGCCTTTGTGCAAAAGAACGAATCCATTCAGCACCTGCTCACCATTTATTGGAGGGTGGCAAGCCTGCTGATGATCACCGTCTATCTAATGATTGGCGGCTTTAACATCAGCTTTTTGTCGGGGCTGATGGCGCGCATCCTGATTCCGGTAGGGCTGTGGTTTTGGGTCGACCTCAATGAAGAAATTCGCGAGCAGCCCGATTCGCTGCTCAAGCTGCTGTTTAGCGCCTGGCGTTGGGCCATCACCATTTACAACATCATTGGCGGGGCGATCGTGCTTGGCTTTTTGCCCTGTGCCTTTTCCAACGCCCGCTTCGGCGCGGCCGACTGCCAAACCTGGCTAGAGCCGCCGCTGCTCTACAAAGAATATTTCCACGCGGGCTATACCAATGGTTTCCTGGGGTTCTTCGGCATTCTAGGGCTGGTCATCTACATGGCGTCTTTGGCCTGGTTTGTGTTTGTGCGCCTGGGCAAGCAGGGCCGCCAAGCAATCAACTAA
- a CDS encoding DUF433 domain-containing protein, which produces MTSQSLKTQLQTLTAAEKGDAIQILTETLSRPSLGITKIPEVMGGDACIASTRLPVWLFISLRQQGATDAELLESYPHLTAADLVNVWAYADAHPEEIAIALQEQENAADGTPKL; this is translated from the coding sequence ATGACTTCTCAATCGCTGAAAACCCAGCTTCAAACCCTCACCGCTGCAGAAAAGGGAGACGCCATACAGATTCTGACTGAAACCTTAAGTCGGCCTTCCCTGGGCATTACCAAAATCCCTGAGGTAATGGGTGGTGACGCTTGCATTGCTAGTACTCGCTTACCCGTTTGGCTATTCATCAGCCTGCGGCAGCAAGGCGCTACGGATGCAGAACTGCTAGAGTCTTACCCTCACCTAACAGCTGCAGATTTGGTCAATGTTTGGGCCTACGCCGATGCCCACCCGGAGGAAATCGCGATCGCCCTTCAAGAGCAGGAAAACGCTGCGGACGGTACCCCTAAACTTTAG
- the glmU gene encoding bifunctional UDP-N-acetylglucosamine diphosphorylase/glucosamine-1-phosphate N-acetyltransferase GlmU — MVAVAILAAGRGTRMKSSLPKVLHSVGGKSMVERVLDGLADLNPSHTIIVVGFGQDQVKAALAHIPNLTFVEQAEQLGTGHAVQQVIPHLDGFDGDLLVLNGDVPLLRPETIQTLVKTHQDKDNAATLLTAQFTDPTGYGRVFCTEQNLITEIVEHRDCSPAQRQNPRINAGVYCFNWTQLMTVLPYLSADNDQQEYYLTDVVKDLTPAMAVDVEDCQEIFGINSRKQLAEAYAILQDRIKDHWMAAGVTLIDPDSTTIDTTVQLEPDVIIEPQTHLRGKTVVGTGSRIGPGSLIENSQIGAYATVAFSVVSDSTVGNGTRVGPYTHLRGEAVVGDNCRIGNFVEIKKSTLGMGTNVAHLSYLGDATLGNKVNVGAGTITANYDGYKKHPTVIGDRTKTGSNSVLVAPITIGSDVTIAAGSVVRKDAPDNCLVVSRAPQKNHEGWQPKHLREEKTEE; from the coding sequence ATGGTCGCTGTCGCCATTCTTGCCGCCGGGCGCGGCACCCGCATGAAATCGAGCCTGCCCAAGGTGCTGCACTCGGTGGGGGGTAAATCAATGGTCGAGCGCGTACTAGATGGGCTAGCCGATCTCAACCCTAGCCATACCATCATCGTCGTCGGCTTTGGCCAAGACCAAGTGAAAGCGGCCCTGGCTCATATTCCCAATCTCACCTTTGTGGAACAGGCCGAACAACTCGGCACCGGCCACGCCGTGCAGCAGGTGATCCCTCACCTAGACGGGTTTGACGGCGATCTGCTGGTGCTCAATGGCGATGTGCCTTTGCTGCGGCCCGAGACTATTCAAACCCTGGTCAAAACCCACCAGGACAAGGACAATGCCGCCACCCTGCTCACAGCACAGTTCACCGACCCGACGGGCTATGGACGGGTATTTTGCACCGAGCAAAACCTGATTACCGAGATTGTCGAGCATCGCGACTGCAGCCCTGCCCAGCGCCAAAACCCGCGCATTAATGCTGGGGTCTACTGCTTTAACTGGACCCAGCTGATGACGGTGTTGCCCTACCTCAGCGCCGACAACGACCAGCAGGAGTACTACCTCACCGACGTCGTCAAAGACCTGACCCCGGCCATGGCGGTGGATGTAGAAGACTGCCAGGAGATCTTCGGCATCAACAGCCGCAAGCAGCTGGCCGAGGCCTACGCCATTCTGCAAGACCGCATCAAAGACCACTGGATGGCGGCAGGAGTCACTCTGATCGACCCCGACAGCACCACTATTGACACCACAGTTCAGCTCGAACCCGATGTGATCATCGAGCCCCAGACCCATCTACGGGGCAAAACCGTAGTGGGCACCGGCAGCCGCATCGGCCCCGGCAGCCTGATCGAAAACAGCCAAATTGGGGCCTACGCTACTGTCGCCTTTTCGGTAGTTAGCGACAGCACCGTAGGCAATGGTACGCGGGTTGGCCCCTACACTCACCTGCGGGGCGAAGCGGTAGTAGGCGACAACTGTCGCATCGGCAACTTTGTAGAGATTAAGAAATCGACCCTGGGAATGGGCACTAATGTAGCCCACCTGTCGTACCTAGGCGACGCCACCTTGGGCAACAAGGTGAACGTGGGAGCGGGGACGATCACGGCGAACTACGACGGATATAAAAAGCACCCGACTGTGATTGGCGATCGCACCAAAACCGGCAGCAACAGCGTACTCGTCGCCCCCATCACCATTGGCAGCGACGTCACTATCGCTGCTGGGTCAGTAGTGCGTAAGGATGCCCCAGACAACTGCCTCGTCGTTTCCCGCGCCCCTCAGAAAAATCATGAAGGGTGGCAGCCGAAGCATCTGAGGGAAGAGAAGACAGAAGAGTAG
- a CDS encoding FTR1 family iron permease translates to MAPTMDLTAALPTFFITLREGVEAALVVGIVLACLAKANRQSLNPWAYAGIAAGLAGSVMLGIALGLGLQQIQQVLPSLQTVIKPLLNVLFGAIAVIMLSWMLLWMTRQARSLKGEIEGTVRSALDEAQTAGWSVFSLVCIAVLREGFETVLFIFTNVETSVSAIAGAVGGLLGAVLIGLALFRWGLRINLKRFFQVMGVLLLLIVGGLVVSVFKNLDAALAAISQINPTADLCFAQSSCILGPLVWDGSAILPDRQFPGIVLKTLLGYRDHLYLLQIIAYLGFLTLVGSRYFRSLTPSLPTTTPSPTP, encoded by the coding sequence ATGGCCCCAACCATGGATCTCACCGCTGCCCTGCCCACGTTTTTTATTACCTTGCGCGAAGGGGTTGAAGCCGCCCTGGTCGTTGGCATTGTGCTGGCCTGCCTGGCTAAGGCCAACCGCCAAAGCCTCAACCCCTGGGCCTACGCTGGCATTGCCGCAGGGCTAGCCGGTAGCGTCATGCTCGGCATTGCCCTAGGGTTGGGGCTCCAGCAGATTCAGCAGGTGCTGCCCAGTCTGCAAACGGTGATCAAGCCGCTGTTGAATGTGCTGTTTGGGGCGATCGCCGTCATCATGCTGAGCTGGATGCTGCTGTGGATGACTCGCCAGGCTCGCAGCCTCAAAGGCGAAATTGAAGGTACGGTGCGATCGGCCCTCGATGAGGCCCAAACCGCGGGCTGGAGCGTCTTTAGCTTGGTCTGCATCGCCGTGCTGCGCGAAGGGTTTGAAACGGTGCTGTTTATTTTCACCAACGTCGAAACCAGTGTGTCTGCCATAGCGGGGGCTGTGGGTGGTTTGCTCGGTGCCGTGCTCATTGGCCTAGCCCTGTTTCGCTGGGGTCTGCGCATCAACCTCAAGCGCTTCTTTCAGGTGATGGGTGTACTGCTGCTGCTCATCGTCGGCGGCCTAGTGGTTTCAGTTTTTAAGAATCTAGATGCTGCCCTAGCCGCCATCAGCCAAATCAATCCCACCGCCGACCTCTGCTTCGCCCAAAGCTCCTGTATCCTCGGCCCGCTGGTGTGGGATGGCAGTGCCATTCTGCCCGATCGCCAATTCCCCGGCATCGTCCTCAAAACCCTGCTCGGCTACCGCGATCACCTGTATCTACTGCAAATCATTGCCTACTTGGGCTTCTTAACCCTCGTCGGCAGCCGCTACTTCCGCAGCCTCACTCCCTCTCTACCCACAACTACCCCATCCCCCACCCCCTAA
- a CDS encoding DUF5615 family PIN-like protein gives MAGLYADEQFPRPVVEALRRFGHNVVTVQEAGQAGATDPNVLVYAIANQLTVLTQNRRDFIKLHQLNPHHAGIIVCSENRDFLGLAQRVNDAICNETSLQGKLLRVSRPG, from the coding sequence ATGGCTGGGCTGTACGCTGATGAGCAGTTTCCTCGTCCTGTCGTAGAAGCACTGCGCAGATTTGGCCACAACGTCGTGACCGTTCAAGAAGCCGGGCAAGCAGGAGCGACTGATCCTAACGTTTTGGTCTATGCGATCGCCAATCAGCTCACTGTTTTAACTCAAAACCGTCGTGATTTTATTAAGCTACACCAGCTAAATCCTCACCATGCCGGAATCATTGTTTGCTCCGAGAATAGAGACTTCCTCGGACTAGCCCAGCGGGTTAACGATGCTATCTGCAATGAGACGTCGCTCCAAGGTAAGCTGCTGCGAGTTAGTCGTCCTGGATAG